In the Prochlorococcus marinus str. MIT 9312 genome, TGTTTTTAGGATTAATATTTACTTATATGATTTTCTATATTATTTATGCTGTAAGCACTAATAAAGAATCAATCGAAGATATAAAAATAAGAACAAAAAAGGAGTCTTTGCAAAAGGAGAAAATAGGAAAATTATTCCCTAAGAAAAAATAAATTTAATTGTTTTATTACTATTCAGCAATCTATTTATATTATTGATTATTAAATCAGTAGGATCAAAAAACATTAATTTTAGCTCTCTTAAGTCAAACATTTTTCTATAAATCATTATTTTAACAACTCAATTTTTCGTGTGAGAAATTAATTTTGTATTAATACAGCAAAAATATTTTCATAACTAGAAAAAAATGTTAAAAATGAAGAAATGATTTAGAAACTTGGAGAATTCATCTCAATATCTATTTCTAGCTAGTGGAGCAAAGAATGGAGAAGGGTTTTGGATTGTGGGAGTCAAAAGTTGTGATGAAACTATTCTTGAAGATAAAAACCTTTTAGATTGTCATAGAAAAGAATTAATAGGAAATGAATCAGCAAAGGATATTCTTTTCGCTATTAATTTAAACATAAACAATTTATTTAATGAACTAAAAAATAAAAATTTTTTAATTAAAAGACCTTCCATGGGGATTTCATTTGATATACCACTAGATATCTTGGAAGGTATATTTGATTTTTGGTTAGATATTTATAAAAATCAAGAAGCTTGGGAAACTTGTATAGGTCTTCTTAAAGTTAGAAAAAGAATTTCCCTAACAAACCTAATTGAAAGCGAAGGTTTAAAGGGTAACTCTAAAAAATGGGCTATAAAAGTTGAAACTTTACATACTTATGTGCCTACTGTACCTAGGATAGAAAAGTTAAATGAACCTATGTGGAAATAATACTATCTTTAATTAATCAATATATTTACTTCGTAGGATATTTAAGTAAAAATAAGATTATTTAATAATTAAAAATGAATAAGCCATATTCTTTTAATAACGATCAAATGAACGGAATAGTGGAGGATACTTACACCAACATAATAAAAGAATGTGAAAACCTAAAAAAAAATACTAATTGCCCAAATGAGCAGGTAGTAGCGCTTTTAAGTGTAATCGCCTCAAATTTTGCTACTACAACTGATAAAAGCTTAAATTAACATGACAATTTATTTTACCTGGAATGATTTTGATAAGAGCGTATTACACATAGCTAATAAATGTAAGTCTTTAGAGTTATCTGGAATATATGGAGTTCCTCGCGGTGGTTTATGTCTCGCTGTAGCACTAAGCCATAAATTAAATATTAATTTAATTTCAGAGCCAAGAAAAAATTCATTAATAGTAGATGATGTTTATGAAACTGGTATTACATTAAACACTTTAAAAGATATAGATGGAGCTACGTTTTTTGTATTATTTAGTAAGATGAAAACTAAATGGTGGAATACTGTATTTATATCTAAAAAAAGCGAATGGATAGTTTTCCCATGGGAAAACACTTCTAATTTCCAAAGCGATCGCAACGATTACATCATAAAAAGAGGTTTAAGTTGAAAAAAAAATTATATTTAGCAAATCCATATGGCTTTTCAAAACAAACAAAAAAACTCTTAAATGAATTTATTAATATCTTCAAGGATTTAAATATAGAAGTATATGAACCATTTGAAAGGACGAAACACATTCTAAAAAAAGATGGTGAATGGGCATATGAGCTAGCAAGACGTAATTTCCATGATTTGCAAAAATGTGATTGCATTTTTGCAATTGTGAATGGAACGCCTCCAGATGAAGGCGTAATGATTGAATTAGGTATTGCAATTGCACTAAAAAAGAAAATCTTTTTATTCAGGGATGATTTTAGAAATTGTTCTGACAGCAATCAATACCCCTTAAATCTCATGTTATTTCTTGGACTGCCAAGATATAATTGGGAAAAATATTTTTTTGAATCCTTAGAAGATATAAAGAATAACAAAAAAGGATTTATAGATTGGGCAAAACAAACTAAATAAACAAAAAATTTTTGAGTAAAATTTTTAAATATAAAAAATAAATCTGACAAGGTGTTAGAATATAACTTTATTAAGGAAATTTTGACACAAGTTACAGTTGGAGAGAATGAGGGAATTGAGTCTGCCCTAAGAAGATTTAAAAGACAAGTATCAAAATCTGGAATCTTTGCAGATTTAAAAAGACTTAGACATCATGAAACCCCTATTGAAAAATACAAAAGAAAGTTGCAACAAAGAAGAAAAGCAAGAAGAAGATAATTTGAACTAGGCTTTATAAGTAGTCTTGAATTTATATTTTTAATATTTTAGTAAGTTAAAAAAATAATTATTTAAGCTTTTTAAGCTTCTTAACAAGATTTATTCCAACACCTGATACGGCAAGAAGATCGTTTTCGTCTGCTTCAATAACTGCATTAATTGTTTTAAATCCAGCCTCATATAGAGCCTTAGCACTTTTAGCTCCAACGCCAGGAAGTGTCGTTAAGGTTTGAATATTTTTCTTTGAACTTTCTTTTTTTGATTTTGTCTTTGTTTTTGTAGATTTTGGAGACTTAGTTATTTTTTTTTCTTTTTTTAATTTAGTTTCAGAGGATGCTGGACTTTTAAATAGAATAGATTTTAGTTTACTTAGAATTTTTGTAATCATTGATATATTAAAGCAATAAAATTATATCTTCCAATTAAATATTATCAAAATCCAAAAGAATTAATAACAACACTAAAAATAATTGAAAAAAATAATTTATTTACACTTATATAAAGACACATAATTAATATTTGTGCAAGCTTAGGAATCTTATAAGTGATTTTACATTACTCTGAAAGTTTTAAAAAAAGAAAAATGGTTACTTTTCAAAATAAAAAGTA is a window encoding:
- a CDS encoding nucleoside 2-deoxyribosyltransferase; the encoded protein is MKKKLYLANPYGFSKQTKKLLNEFINIFKDLNIEVYEPFERTKHILKKDGEWAYELARRNFHDLQKCDCIFAIVNGTPPDEGVMIELGIAIALKKKIFLFRDDFRNCSDSNQYPLNLMLFLGLPRYNWEKYFFESLEDIKNNKKGFIDWAKQTK
- the rpsU gene encoding 30S ribosomal protein S21, coding for MTQVTVGENEGIESALRRFKRQVSKSGIFADLKRLRHHETPIEKYKRKLQQRRKARRR
- a CDS encoding phosphoribosyltransferase, which codes for MTIYFTWNDFDKSVLHIANKCKSLELSGIYGVPRGGLCLAVALSHKLNINLISEPRKNSLIVDDVYETGITLNTLKDIDGATFFVLFSKMKTKWWNTVFISKKSEWIVFPWENTSNFQSDRNDYIIKRGLS
- a CDS encoding helix-hairpin-helix domain-containing protein; the encoded protein is MITKILSKLKSILFKSPASSETKLKKEKKITKSPKSTKTKTKSKKESSKKNIQTLTTLPGVGAKSAKALYEAGFKTINAVIEADENDLLAVSGVGINLVKKLKKLK